The sequence AGCTCTTCAGGGTCTAGGAGTTCGGGAAGTTCTGGGGGCAGCTCTTCAGGGTCTAGGAGTTCTGGCAGTTCTGGCAGTTCTGGCAGTTCAGGGCGATCGAATCCGTCCTATCGCACTTCACCGAATTATAGACCCTCTGGGCCAGTGTATGGGTATGGGACTCGTGGGGGTTCTGCGTTCTCCTGGATCGGGTTGAGCCTAGGGTTGCTCATTCTTGGGGGGCCGTTGTTGATTGCTTACTTAATTTTCCATCGAGCTTCTCAGGGTTATCAGGGGTCTCAGGGTTCTCCAGTACAGAATGAGATCGACAATGATATTGTGACCGTCAGTAAGTTACAAGTAGCTCTGCTGAGTCCAGAGGGGGATCTTCAGCAGCAGTTAACCGAGTTAACCTTGAATGGGGATACGGAAACACCAGAAGGGTTGTTCAGTATGCTGCAAGAGGCAGCCTTGGCGGTAATGCGAAGGAGCGATCGCTGGTGTTATGTTTCTTCAAGTTCTCAAACTGTTAAGTCTCGTGAAGAAGCCCAGCAAGTCTTTGAACAACTTTCCATAGAAGAAAGGAGTAAATTAACCTCCGAAACCCTGGTGAATGT is a genomic window of Roseofilum capinflatum BLCC-M114 containing:
- a CDS encoding DUF1517 domain-containing protein yields the protein MRLNAKLRFLVSTIALWLMIQGVPIAVSESFLNTEFQIGTEALARRSGGRSRGGSFGSSGSGGRSRGSRSRSSGSSSGGSSSGSRSSGSSGGSSSGSRSSGSSGSSGSSGRSNPSYRTSPNYRPSGPVYGYGTRGGSAFSWIGLSLGLLILGGPLLIAYLIFHRASQGYQGSQGSPVQNEIDNDIVTVSKLQVALLSPEGDLQQQLTELTLNGDTETPEGLFSMLQEAALAVMRRSDRWCYVSSSSQTVKSREEAQQVFEQLSIEERSKLTSETLVNVNGAVKERIAALSQELSDPGSYVVVTLLVGTADDQPLFKEIQTSEALRETLGRLGSISPEYLLVFELLWSPQEEQASLSSDELLTSYSNMIPL